In Lineus longissimus chromosome 7, tnLinLong1.2, whole genome shotgun sequence, a genomic segment contains:
- the LOC135491290 gene encoding uncharacterized protein LOC135491290 isoform X1, whose translation MGRKRKADADVPAAVEEDEPVEDAPAAEEESAEDEDATDDNEDAGKDGAGDAPVVKRGRGRPPKAGGPAKPKAAVSVKSADGPKRGRGRPRKAIERLTYTTMTSGRPSRRSDRVREDSSPTVVYRGSHSSSVPSGSALELRRLTVEQKRLNLEHERFALEQERLEMDSKNWDMLQETLSHIAQSLGKDGVPKNKSE comes from the exons ATGGGTCGTAAGCGCAAGGCTGATGCTGATGTCCCAGCTGCAGTTGAAGAGGACGAG ccTGTAGAAGATGCCCCAGCTGCTGAGGAGGAATCAGCTGAAGATGAGGATGCTACAGATGATAATGAAGATGCTGGAAAG GATGGTGCTGGCGATGCCCCTGTTGTAAAGAGAGGACGTGGAAGACCACCAAAGGCGGGTGGTCCTGCCAAACCTAAGGCTGCAGTGTCT GTCAAGTCAGCTGATGGGCCCAAGAGAGGTCGTGGTCGCCCAAGGAAAGCG ATTGAACGGTTAACATATACAACGATGACCTCCGGCAGACCCAGTCGCAGATCAGATCGTGTCCGGGAAGATAGCAGTCCCACCGTAGTTTACCGCGGCTCGCATAGCAGTTCCGTTCCCTCTGGTAGCGCATTGGAGCTAAGACGTCTCACCGTGGAACAGAAACGTTTAAATCTCGAGCATGAGCGGTTTGCTCTCGAGCAAGAACGCCTGGAAATGGACAGCAAAAACTGGGACATGTTGCAAGAGACTTTGTCACATATCGCACAAAGCCTTGGAAAGGATGGAGTGCCCAAAAATAAGAGCGAATAA
- the LOC135491290 gene encoding high mobility group protein I-like isoform X2: MGRKRKADADVPAAVEEDEPVEDAPAAEEESAEDEDATDDNEDAGKDGAGDAPVVKRGRGRPPKAGGPAKPKAAVSVKSADGPKRGRGRPRKAGGSGAKPKSGKGRGRPKKSA; the protein is encoded by the exons ATGGGTCGTAAGCGCAAGGCTGATGCTGATGTCCCAGCTGCAGTTGAAGAGGACGAG ccTGTAGAAGATGCCCCAGCTGCTGAGGAGGAATCAGCTGAAGATGAGGATGCTACAGATGATAATGAAGATGCTGGAAAG GATGGTGCTGGCGATGCCCCTGTTGTAAAGAGAGGACGTGGAAGACCACCAAAGGCGGGTGGTCCTGCCAAACCTAAGGCTGCAGTGTCT GTCAAGTCAGCTGATGGGCCCAAGAGAGGTCGTGGTCGCCCAAGGAAAGCG GGTGGTAGTGGCGCTAAGCCAAAGAGTGGCAAAGGACGTGGCCGACCAAAGAAGAGTGCCTAA
- the LOC135490749 gene encoding adenosine receptor A2a-like: protein MNTGSVTGTNSSGLLGVDITGPNSTEVANILTTNAIVNFTAFSDANLTGYGNTSVWHNGTSLKNVTVSEVFSRKVESLEHLAVIYMCILGVLVIIANCTVLAISKFATGGKSATLIFVRSLCVSDSIAGLYAVIKTVFIYVDVERALVNCFVGECLFFTSLMASVFTLLLLTADCFFRLLYPLQCQSYMDKKLVIIYMIFLWNFSFIIGFCPLNGWNNNDYDSNEWTLGKRCMFFHYYPSAYFVMVTSIFVTCIVFMFGLHVKISITARSKAWWAKRFGRQRTDLKKTMKVVTLVRIDMIASCVFYLPFFVYTLLYCKDCLWHDINADALYLFFIPFMLVKSLLNAMIHGGRTSQFKQVLHRFVRSRSLAEAFGGSDHHARATQQESIPSVDATLDNRTKRMKPDLSSATLVTMVSTESDHNFSDKKPATLQASNSTVLSNISIVSGLNSPPHHCPVQKTISDSTVQSVISADSYMRQKELQQVTNVQNILRPPRYPSSSVRLPNHTPLRRTKSADYSYMNGKALRHSSPRDSCHLAQSVKRHSRHCPVHGHENSGYIPELLPIHFEKKQSESVFTSEVTAKAVGSSPVVVSVEDAITPL, encoded by the coding sequence ATGAATACGGGGAGTGTCACGGGAACAAACTCATCTGGATTACTGGGTGTGGATATCACTGGGCCAAACAGTACGGAGGTAGCTAATATTCTTACAACGAATGCAATTGTAAACTTCACAGCCTTTTCTGATGCAAATTTGACTGGATATGGAAATACTTCGGTTTGGCACAATGGGACCAGTTTAAAAAATGTAACAGTGTCAGAGGTTTTCAGCAGAAAAGTAGAAAGTCTGGAGCATTTGGCAGTGATTTATATGTGCATACTTGGAGTACTTGTGATCATTGCAAATTGCACCGTTTTGGCGATATCGAAGTTTGCAACGGGTGGGAAAAGTGCAACATTGATATTTGTGCGTAGTTTGTGCGTTTCAGATTCCATAGCAGGATTATACGCTGtgataaaaactgtttttatTTACGTGGACGTTGAACGTGCACTGGTGAATTGTTTCGTCGGCGAGTGCTTGTTTTTCACATCGTTGATGGCGTCTGTGTTCACTCTCCTTCTTCTTACTGCTGATTGTTTTTTCCGCCTGCTATACCCACTCCAGTGTCAGAGTTACATGGACAAGAAACTAGTGATAATCTATATGATATTTCTATGGAATTTCAGCTTCATAATCGGATTTTGTCCTTTGAATGGCTGGAACAACAATGATTATGATAGTAACGAGTGGACATTGGGGAAAAGGTGCATGTTCTTTCATTACTATCCGTCTGCCTACTTTGTCATGGTCACCAGCATCTTTGTAACCTGCATCGTGTTCATGTTTGGCTTGCACGTAAAGATCAGTATTACGGCCAGAAGTAAGGCTTGGTGGGCAAAACGTTTCGGGCGCCAGCGAACagatttgaaaaaaacaatgaaagtcGTCACCCTGGTTCGAATCGATATGATAGCAAGTTGTGTATTTTACCTGCCATTTTTTGTCTACACACTTTTATACTGTAAGGATTGTCTCTGGCACGACATCAATGCGGATGCATTGTATTTATTCTTCATTCCTTTCATGTTGGTCAAGTCATTACTGAATGCCATGATACATGGTGGCCGCACATCACAATTTAAACAAGTCCTCCACAGATTTGTACGATCACGCTCCCTAGCGGAAGCATTTGGTGGAAGCGATCACCATGCACGAGCAACTCAACAAGAAAGCATTCCATCTGTGGATGCCACGCTCGATAATCGAACCAAAAGGATGAAACCAGATCTATCATCTGCAACTCTCGTTACCATGGTCTCAACAGAGTCCGATCACAATTTCTCAGACAAAAAACCAGCCACATTGCAGGCATCAAATTCAACAGttctttcaaacatttcaattgtATCGGGATTAAACTCTCCACCTCATCACTGCCCTGTACAAAAAACTATTTCAGACTCCACCGTCCAGTCTGTTATTTCTGCTGACTCCTACATGAGGCAGAAAGAGCTACAACAAGTGACTaatgttcaaaacattttgCGTCCACCAAGATACCCATCCAGTTCAGTCCGTCTTCCAAATCATACACCATTACGTCGTACAAAATCTGCTGACTATAGCTACATGAATGGTAAGGCTCTCCGCCATTCCTCTCCAAGGGATTCCTGCCACCTTGCACAATCCGTCAAGAGACACTCAAGACACTGTCCAGTTCATGGTCACGAAAATTCAGGATATATACCGGAGCTGTTGccaatacattttgaaaaaaaacaatcagAGTCAGTTTTTACAAGTGAAGTTACTGCCAAAGCTGTGGGGAGTAGTCCTGTTGTGGTATCTGTGGAGGATGCAATCACCCCATTATGA